In the genome of Massilia sp. PAMC28688, one region contains:
- a CDS encoding acyl-CoA dehydrogenase family protein produces the protein MDLHYSSEDLAFRDQARAFLDSNLPPDLQAKVRSHLRMSKEDYVRWHKILAEKGWVAPGWPAEFGGPGWTPVQRHIFDEECARAGTPAILPFGVNMVAPVIMAFGNDEQKAHFLPRILSCEDWWCQGYSEPGAGSDLASLKTTAVRDGDHYIVNGQKTWTTLAQHADMIFCLVRTDSTVRKQEGISFLLIDMHSPGITVRPILMLDEDHEVNEVFFENVRVPVANLIGKENRGWTYAKYLLGHERTGIAAVGRSKRELAFLKRFAAAQRKHGAPLLEDPLFAAKVAALEIELMALEMTVLRVLAQEHKAPGPEASVLKVRGTEIQQTLTELMVEAAGPMALPFDPAYLESDTAHSAAGDDDAAPLAGYYFNFRKTSIYGGSNEIQRNIITQMILGL, from the coding sequence ATGGACCTACATTACTCGAGCGAGGACCTGGCATTTCGCGACCAGGCGCGTGCTTTTCTCGATTCCAACCTGCCGCCGGACCTGCAGGCAAAAGTGCGCAGTCACCTGCGCATGTCCAAGGAAGATTACGTGCGCTGGCATAAGATCCTTGCCGAAAAGGGCTGGGTCGCGCCCGGCTGGCCCGCCGAGTTTGGCGGCCCCGGCTGGACGCCCGTGCAGCGCCATATTTTTGATGAAGAATGCGCGCGTGCCGGCACCCCGGCCATCTTGCCGTTCGGCGTGAACATGGTGGCGCCGGTGATCATGGCGTTCGGTAACGACGAGCAGAAGGCACATTTCCTGCCGCGCATCCTGTCCTGCGAAGACTGGTGGTGCCAGGGTTACTCCGAGCCCGGCGCCGGTTCCGACCTGGCCTCGCTCAAGACCACCGCCGTTCGCGACGGTGACCACTACATCGTCAATGGCCAGAAAACCTGGACCACGCTGGCCCAGCACGCCGACATGATCTTTTGCCTGGTGCGCACCGACAGCACCGTGCGCAAGCAGGAGGGCATTTCCTTCCTCCTGATCGACATGCACAGCCCGGGCATTACCGTGCGCCCCATCCTGATGCTCGATGAAGACCACGAAGTCAACGAAGTGTTCTTTGAAAACGTGCGGGTGCCGGTGGCAAACCTCATTGGCAAGGAAAACCGCGGCTGGACCTATGCCAAGTACCTGCTCGGGCACGAGCGCACCGGCATTGCGGCCGTGGGGCGTTCCAAGCGCGAGCTCGCCTTCCTCAAGCGCTTCGCCGCCGCCCAGCGCAAGCATGGCGCGCCGCTGCTGGAAGACCCGCTGTTTGCAGCCAAGGTGGCCGCGCTGGAAATCGAATTGATGGCGCTGGAAATGACGGTGCTGCGCGTGCTGGCACAGGAACACAAGGCGCCAGGTCCTGAAGCGTCAGTACTCAAGGTGCGCGGCACCGAGATCCAGCAGACGCTGACGGAACTGATGGTGGAAGCGGCCGGTCCCATGGCCCTGCCTTTCGATCCGGCCTACCTGGAGTCGGACACGGCCCACAGCGCCGCCGGCGACGACGACGCGGCGCCCCTGGCCGGCTACTACTTCAATTTCCGCAAGACCTCCATCTATGGCGGTTCCAACGAGATTCAACGCAATATCATCACCCAGATGATCCTGGGCCTGTGA
- a CDS encoding carboxy terminal-processing peptidase, translating into MKKCMLMVAMAFAFTSEAAIAPADKFVTLKPSASQPQAAYKAAMLLVRHHYKAVPLDDAMSLKIFDKYFESLDGEKLFFLQADIDQFAPVRTKLDDAIRNEDMALPFTIYNAYQQRFSQRIKYARELLNVKHDFTVDESFQLDREKAAWPKNEDEIRDLWRRRVKNDWLRLKLAGKDEKAIRETLDKRYENYATRVAKVDNEDVFQLFMNAYGTSIEPHTNYLGPRSADNFDIAMRLSLEGIGAVLQSRDEYTVIREVVPGSPAGLSGKVKVGDRIVGVAQGDAPFVDVLGWRIDDVVQLIRGAKDSVVRLDILPADAGPDGKHNTVSLVRKKISMEEQAAKKSIIEVPNGNGKRRVGVISLPTFYQDFEARRRGDKNYKSATRDVARILAELKKAKVDNVLIDLRNNGGGSLTEAVELTGLFIDKGPVVMQRSAEGRVEIENDAVPGLAWDGPVGVLINRGSASASEIFAAALQDYGRGIIIGEPSFGKGTVQSMVDLNRFAPPTDKNRYGELKLTVAQFFRINGGTTQLRGVTPDIKLPVMSDMENFGESSYDNALPYTVIKPAVFVPAGDLTELIAPLQKKHEARIAKDKDFQYLQEDLAMFRKLRKENSVSLNEAVRRKERDAQEARDKAREQRLNAQAAVAGDSARAKVAAAKARQDDGLQADERNLAAELAAEKAAKEAKDVMLQEAANVLADAVDMVKTDNRLALRLMPYMNNKAR; encoded by the coding sequence ATGAAGAAGTGCATGTTGATGGTGGCAATGGCGTTTGCCTTCACGAGCGAAGCGGCAATTGCGCCTGCCGACAAGTTTGTCACGCTCAAGCCCTCAGCGTCCCAGCCCCAGGCCGCGTACAAGGCAGCCATGCTGCTGGTACGCCATCACTACAAGGCCGTCCCGCTGGATGACGCCATGTCGCTCAAGATTTTTGACAAGTATTTTGAATCGCTGGACGGCGAAAAGCTGTTCTTCCTGCAAGCCGATATCGACCAGTTCGCGCCAGTGCGCACCAAGCTCGACGACGCCATCCGCAACGAAGACATGGCGCTGCCGTTCACGATTTATAACGCGTATCAGCAACGTTTCAGCCAGCGCATCAAGTATGCGCGCGAGCTTTTGAACGTCAAGCACGACTTCACGGTGGACGAAAGTTTCCAGCTCGACCGCGAAAAGGCAGCCTGGCCGAAGAACGAAGACGAAATCCGCGACCTGTGGCGCCGTCGTGTCAAGAATGACTGGCTGCGCCTGAAACTGGCCGGCAAGGACGAGAAAGCCATCCGCGAAACGCTTGACAAGCGCTATGAAAACTACGCTACCCGCGTGGCCAAGGTGGACAATGAGGACGTGTTCCAGCTCTTCATGAATGCCTACGGCACCTCGATCGAGCCGCACACCAACTACCTGGGACCGCGCTCGGCCGATAATTTCGATATTGCCATGCGCCTGTCGCTGGAAGGCATTGGCGCCGTGCTGCAGTCGCGTGACGAATACACCGTCATCCGCGAAGTGGTGCCGGGCAGCCCGGCCGGCCTGTCGGGCAAAGTCAAGGTCGGTGATCGCATCGTGGGCGTGGCCCAGGGCGATGCTCCCTTCGTCGACGTGCTCGGCTGGCGCATCGACGATGTGGTGCAGCTGATTCGCGGCGCCAAGGATTCCGTGGTGCGCCTGGACATCTTGCCGGCCGATGCCGGTCCTGACGGCAAGCACAATACGGTCTCGCTGGTGCGCAAGAAGATCAGCATGGAAGAACAGGCCGCCAAGAAAAGCATTATTGAAGTGCCTAATGGCAACGGCAAGCGGCGCGTGGGCGTGATTTCCCTGCCCACCTTCTACCAGGATTTCGAAGCCCGCCGCCGCGGCGACAAGAATTACAAGAGCGCCACGCGCGACGTGGCCCGCATCCTGGCCGAGCTCAAGAAAGCCAAGGTGGACAATGTCCTGATTGACCTGCGCAACAATGGCGGCGGCTCGCTGACCGAGGCGGTAGAGCTGACGGGCCTGTTCATCGACAAGGGACCGGTGGTCATGCAGCGCTCGGCCGAAGGCAGGGTGGAAATCGAGAATGACGCCGTGCCTGGCCTGGCCTGGGATGGTCCGGTCGGCGTCCTGATCAACCGTGGTTCGGCGTCGGCGTCGGAGATTTTTGCTGCTGCCCTGCAGGATTATGGCCGCGGCATCATCATTGGCGAGCCCAGCTTTGGAAAGGGTACCGTGCAATCGATGGTGGACCTGAACCGCTTTGCGCCGCCCACCGACAAGAACCGCTATGGCGAGCTGAAGCTCACGGTGGCCCAGTTCTTCCGCATCAACGGCGGCACGACCCAGCTGCGCGGCGTGACGCCCGACATCAAGTTGCCGGTCATGTCGGACATGGAAAACTTTGGCGAATCCAGCTATGACAATGCGCTGCCGTACACGGTCATCAAGCCGGCCGTGTTTGTTCCGGCCGGCGACTTGACGGAGCTCATTGCCCCGCTGCAGAAAAAGCACGAGGCACGCATTGCCAAGGACAAGGACTTCCAGTACCTGCAGGAAGACCTGGCCATGTTCCGCAAGTTGCGCAAGGAAAACTCGGTATCGCTCAATGAAGCCGTGCGCCGCAAGGAGCGTGATGCCCAGGAAGCGCGTGACAAGGCCCGCGAGCAGCGCCTGAATGCCCAGGCTGCCGTTGCCGGTGACAGCGCCCGCGCCAAGGTCGCCGCTGCCAAGGCGCGACAGGACGACGGCCTGCAGGCAGACGAGCGCAACCTGGCGGCCGAGCTGGCTGCGGAAAAGGCGGCCAAGGAAGCCAAGGATGTGATGCTGCAGGAAGCGGCCAATGTATTGGCCGATGCGGTGGACATGGTCAAGACCGACAACCGGCTCGCGCTGCGCCTGATGCCTTATATGAATAATAAGGCCCGGTAG
- a CDS encoding thymidine kinase, producing the protein MAKLYFRYSAMNAGKSTALLQVAHNYEEQGQQVRLYTAAIDSRYGVGKVTSRLGPQRQVDTFDAGTNFLDEAPKVACVLVDEAQFLSTAQVQQLHQLAQVRGVPVICYGLRSDFRGEPFPGSAYLLALADDIEELKNICTCGKKATMNVRVDEQGRRIREGEQVSIGGNERYRQACGRCFYAQ; encoded by the coding sequence GTGGCAAAACTTTATTTCAGGTATTCGGCGATGAACGCCGGTAAATCGACGGCTCTGCTGCAGGTGGCGCACAATTATGAAGAGCAGGGCCAGCAGGTGCGCCTGTACACGGCGGCCATTGACAGCCGCTACGGCGTGGGGAAGGTTACATCGCGCCTGGGCCCGCAGCGCCAGGTCGATACCTTCGACGCCGGCACCAATTTCCTGGACGAAGCGCCAAAAGTGGCCTGCGTGCTGGTCGATGAAGCCCAGTTCCTGTCCACGGCCCAGGTCCAGCAGCTGCACCAGCTGGCCCAGGTGCGCGGCGTGCCCGTGATCTGCTATGGCTTGCGCAGCGATTTCCGGGGCGAACCCTTTCCCGGCTCGGCCTACCTGCTGGCACTGGCCGACGATATCGAGGAACTCAAGAATATCTGTACCTGCGGCAAAAAAGCCACCATGAACGTGCGGGTGGACGAGCAGGGCAGGCGCATCCGCGAAGGCGAACAGGTCAGCATCGGCGGCAACGAGCGCTATCGCCAAGCTTGCGGACGCTGTTTTTACGCCCAGTAA
- a CDS encoding PEP-CTERM sorting domain-containing protein (PEP-CTERM proteins occur, often in large numbers, in the proteomes of bacteria that also encode an exosortase, a predicted intramembrane cysteine proteinase. The presence of a PEP-CTERM domain at a protein's C-terminus predicts cleavage within the sorting domain, followed by covalent anchoring to some some component of the (usually Gram-negative) cell surface. Many PEP-CTERM proteins exhibit an unusual sequence composition that includes large numbers of potential glycosylation sites. Expression of one such protein has been shown restore the ability of a bacterium to form floc, a type of biofilm.), translating to MSAGQFSYTGHTRMGDNGATSTMLLSQKAFSGTPAPSAAAAAAANTNGLVVPGTAIAADVTAGVNAIGPAAVPEPATGLLMLAGLLGAGALTRRRK from the coding sequence ATGTCGGCTGGCCAGTTCAGCTACACTGGCCACACGCGCATGGGCGACAATGGCGCCACGTCCACCATGCTGCTCTCGCAGAAAGCCTTCAGCGGCACCCCAGCTCCTTCGGCAGCTGCAGCAGCTGCGGCCAACACCAACGGCCTGGTCGTTCCAGGTACCGCCATTGCAGCTGATGTGACTGCGGGTGTCAACGCCATCGGCCCTGCTGCCGTCCCTGAGCCTGCAACCGGCCTGCTGATGCTCGCTGGCCTGCTCGGCGCCGGCGCGCTGACCCGCCGCCGCAAGTAA
- a CDS encoding penicillin acylase family protein, translating into MFHSRLLASTVLVCAAAGAAAAPVIAQPSAEHARWQAAAKRVTIMRDKWGVPHVFGKTDADAVFGLMYAQAEDDFNRVELNYINAMGRLAEVEGEAEIWRDLRMKMYITPADMKAKYAQSPAWLKKLMNAYADGLNYYLLTHPQVKPKLITRFEPWMALAFSEGSIGGDIEEIDLGELEAFYGMKPKQASRGTGFDPEPRGSNGFAIAPKLSKSGKALLLINPHTSFYFRPEVHMVSEEGLNAYGAVTWGQFFIYQGFNDKAGWMHTSGGGDVIDEYLETIVERDGKLFYKYGKGERALRAVPITLPYKTANGMDSKTVMTYFSHHGPIVRSVDGKWVAVKMMEEPLRALQQSWSRTKARSYKQFVKAMQLRTNSSNNTVYADGDGNIAYFHGNFIPRRDPSFNWKRPVDGSNPATEWQGLHAIKDTITLFNPASGWIQNTNNWPFRAAGASSPREQDYPKYMWSLPENARGLHALRVLENGRDFTLDSLIAAAYDNYLTAFEPMVPALARDYDALSAGDPLKASLAPQVKALRGWDLRYAVTSVPTSLAIYWGQEMVAAAKPAAKAADVPVIDFIQTSITGQDRLQALARASARLEKDFGTWQTPWGEINRFQRLSGDVRQQYDDSKPSLPVAFPSAVWGSLASFGMSAKQTTKRIYGDRGNSFVAVVEFGPRIKAKSILAGGNNSQPGSPHFADQAAMYSRGQFKDVLFYKEDIARNLERQYHPGQ; encoded by the coding sequence ATGTTCCACAGCCGCTTGCTTGCATCCACTGTCCTCGTTTGCGCCGCCGCGGGCGCCGCTGCCGCCCCGGTCATCGCCCAGCCGTCTGCCGAACACGCGCGCTGGCAGGCTGCGGCCAAGCGCGTGACGATCATGCGCGACAAATGGGGCGTGCCCCACGTATTTGGCAAGACCGATGCCGATGCCGTCTTCGGTCTCATGTACGCCCAGGCGGAAGACGACTTCAATCGGGTCGAGCTCAATTACATCAACGCCATGGGCCGCCTGGCCGAAGTGGAGGGCGAAGCCGAAATCTGGCGCGATCTGCGCATGAAGATGTACATCACGCCGGCCGACATGAAGGCCAAGTACGCACAGAGCCCGGCATGGCTCAAAAAGCTGATGAATGCCTATGCCGATGGCCTGAACTACTATCTGCTCACCCATCCCCAGGTCAAGCCAAAGCTCATCACCCGCTTCGAGCCGTGGATGGCGCTCGCGTTCAGCGAAGGCAGCATCGGCGGCGATATCGAGGAAATCGACCTGGGCGAGCTGGAAGCCTTTTACGGCATGAAGCCGAAGCAGGCGTCGCGCGGCACTGGCTTTGACCCCGAGCCGCGCGGCTCGAACGGCTTTGCCATTGCGCCCAAACTGAGCAAGTCCGGCAAGGCTCTGCTGCTGATCAATCCCCACACCTCGTTCTACTTCCGTCCAGAAGTACACATGGTGAGCGAAGAGGGGCTCAACGCCTATGGCGCCGTGACCTGGGGCCAGTTCTTCATCTACCAGGGTTTCAACGACAAGGCGGGCTGGATGCATACTTCCGGTGGCGGCGACGTGATTGACGAATATCTCGAGACCATCGTCGAGCGCGACGGCAAGCTATTCTACAAGTACGGCAAGGGCGAGCGGGCCCTGCGCGCCGTGCCCATCACGCTGCCGTACAAGACTGCCAACGGCATGGACAGCAAGACCGTCATGACGTATTTCAGCCACCACGGTCCGATCGTGCGCAGCGTGGACGGCAAGTGGGTGGCGGTCAAGATGATGGAAGAGCCCCTTCGGGCGCTGCAGCAGTCCTGGTCGCGCACCAAGGCGCGCAGCTACAAGCAGTTCGTCAAGGCCATGCAGCTGCGGACCAACTCCTCCAACAACACCGTGTACGCCGATGGCGACGGCAACATCGCCTACTTCCACGGTAACTTCATTCCGCGGCGCGACCCTTCGTTCAACTGGAAGCGCCCGGTCGATGGCAGCAATCCGGCTACCGAGTGGCAGGGACTGCACGCGATCAAGGACACCATCACGCTGTTCAATCCGGCCAGCGGCTGGATCCAGAATACGAACAACTGGCCGTTCCGGGCCGCGGGCGCAAGCAGCCCGCGCGAGCAGGACTATCCTAAATATATGTGGTCGCTGCCGGAAAACGCGCGCGGCCTGCACGCCCTGCGCGTGCTGGAAAACGGCCGTGACTTCACGCTTGACAGCCTGATTGCCGCCGCCTACGACAATTACCTCACCGCCTTCGAGCCCATGGTGCCGGCACTGGCCAGGGACTACGACGCGCTATCGGCGGGCGATCCGCTCAAGGCCAGCCTGGCGCCGCAGGTGAAGGCCTTGCGCGGCTGGGACCTGCGCTACGCGGTCACGTCGGTGCCCACGTCGCTGGCCATTTACTGGGGCCAGGAGATGGTCGCAGCGGCCAAGCCGGCGGCCAAGGCGGCCGATGTGCCGGTCATCGATTTCATCCAGACCTCGATCACGGGCCAGGATCGCCTGCAGGCCCTGGCCCGTGCCAGTGCCAGGCTGGAAAAGGACTTCGGCACCTGGCAAACGCCATGGGGCGAGATCAACCGCTTCCAGCGCCTGAGCGGCGACGTGCGTCAGCAGTACGATGACAGCAAACCGAGCCTGCCGGTGGCCTTCCCGTCGGCCGTATGGGGCTCGCTGGCTTCGTTCGGCATGTCGGCCAAGCAGACGACCAAGCGTATTTATGGCGACCGCGGCAATAGTTTTGTGGCCGTGGTGGAATTTGGCCCCCGCATCAAGGCCAAGAGCATCCTGGCCGGCGGCAATAACAGCCAGCCCGGCTCGCCGCATTTCGCCGACCAGGCTGCGATGTACAGCCGTGGCCAGTTCAAGGATGTGCTGTTCTACAAGGAAGACATTGCGCGCAACCTGGAGCGCCAGTATCACCCGGGCCAGTAA